One Salvelinus namaycush isolate Seneca chromosome 4, SaNama_1.0, whole genome shotgun sequence genomic window carries:
- the si:dkey-197c15.6 gene encoding putative nuclease HARBI1 has protein sequence MAFAPAVWLAAQAELYEDDEEAEANNFPEPQKNYLGDYNDDYLFERFRLTRPCISFITDCVRLRMKATLQQMNGPSVDEMVIVALDYYVNGILSTKVVDMIQMEQMEIHEVINNVSKVLSGMVREFITFPANGEERANVAHEIKKICGIPTSMGMVGCMHVKVRPPQHDKEAFRNTMDNHTVMTQVICDCEGNLMSVENCCVGSTPEQTIWDMSDIAQQLKHGAHGTHWIIAGKGYALSRHLLTTVSPAKEKADRRFNAAHGMIHSVLQRTITLVKRRFRCLANLGHVQQNSLDKKAEIIKACCVLHNIAKKFSVPALNGTVLETMHPAENHQVPVVEVPSYAEKSRAAIIGIYFSHSSGNDGVSD, from the exons ATGGCTTTTGCTCCCGCTGTGTGGTTAGCTGCTCAAGCAGAACTCTACGAGGACGACGAAGAGGCCGAGGCAAACAACTTCCCAGAGCCACAGAAAAACTACTTGGGCGATTACAatgatgattatttatttgagagGTTCCGTTTAACTAGACCTTGCATAAGTTTCATCACGGATTGCGTCAGGCTCCGGATGAAAGCCACGCTCCAGCAAATGAATGGACCTTCCGTCGATGAAATGGTGATAGTGGCACTGGACTATTACGTAAATGGTATTTTGTCAACCAAAGTCGTAGATATGATTCAAATGGAGCAAATGGAGATTCACGAAGTCATCAACAATGTCTCAAAAGTGTTGTCAGGTATGGTCAGGGAGTTTATCACTTTCCCGGCGAATGGTGAGGAACGAGCAAATGTGGCACACGAGATCAAGAAAATATGCGGGATTCCGACCTCCATGGGCATGGTGGGATGCATGCATGTCAAGGTGAGACCACCTCAGCACGACAAGGAAGCTTTTCGGAACACAATGGATAACCACACCGTCATGACCCAAGTCATTTGCGATTGTGAAGGGAATTTAATGAGTGTTGAAAACTGCTGCGTTGGCAGCACACCAGAGCAAACCATATGGGATATGTCGGATATTGCCCAGCAACTAAAGCATGGAGCACATGGGACGCATTGGATCATTG CCGGAAAAGGCTATGCGTTGAGCAGACACCTCCTGACGACCGTTTCGCCAGCCAAAGAGAAGGCGGATCGGCGGTTCAATGCAGCCCACGGCATGATCCACTCGGTCCTCCAGAGGACCATCACCTTGGTGAAGAGGCGCTTCAGGTGCCTGGCCAATCTGGGCCACGTGCAGCAGAACAGTCTGGACAAGAAGGCTGAGATCATCAAGGCCTGCTGCGTCCTGCATAACATCGCTAAGAAGTTTTCGGTGCCTGCGCTCAACGGTACCGTGCTGGAGACCATGCACCCGGCCGAGAATCACCAGGTGCCGGTGGTGGAGGTGCCTAGCTACGCCGAGAAATCCAGAGCTGCCATTATCGGCATTTATTTCTCGCATTCCTCCGGGAATGACGGCGTTTCAGACTGA
- the LOC120045512 gene encoding receptor-type tyrosine-protein phosphatase H-like translates to MVWSSSLAMGLSHVIVCLCVAGVWCQSSVPPTATPTIPPTTPNPPPEDVKHVTVTGQNETSVTLEWTKNTKYTYELKFQNGTSLINTTATNNVLETQTVSSLTAGTEYNFTLFSVEGSDRSSGLNFTADTAPTNVAQVNVTGQDETNVTLQWNKVNGNGITYELKFSNGTNTTIPVSDVDGPVTYTVSPLNAGTKYNFLLFTVFKVVPSKGYNFSAITRPLSVGGVNVTGQNETSITLQWSKVNGTGITYELLNNTLRTNTIIPAPDESGTVTHIVSPLTAGRKYEFTLFSVFEDVRSTVGSKFSAVTAPLNVEAVTVTDTHRNETSVTLEWKKPANGVSGYVLHFDDKGNKDIDNLEEKVTDQVSTLVPGKRYAFTLFTVFEGIKSSGASDFTVTKIFCSALSWEVTSSSIQTGLLSEIVSYGEANNGSHTGVVHNINGKLSFTDLYPGAKYTLTLWFEKDSKTLSLCKQVETVVPPALIRPRCDYLSSGYAFSLAWDVPEGIWTSVEVNVTGKSPQRVEGEWVMKADIDGVQPAQTYQVSLASISGHRMSKPVSFSCNTDPRGVIAGSVMAVLLLCLLVCLAFFIWRRKPEIFSRPKLLFVDSKLTSNKFKAIPTGKFSDHYHTMSADTNRGFSEEYEGFIPVGTEQTQKAALLEENKNKNRFTNVLPYDWCRVKLTILNPNMSSDYVNANYMPGYSNSRQYIAAQGPLPTTVNDFWRMIWEQSVKGVVMVTNCTEGGRTKCEQYWPLDYTPCLYGDLLVTVRSEKRLTNWTLREFVVKSRDTSEEHPVKHFHFTAWPDHGVPEGTEALIQFRGLVRQHIESQENSGPTVVHCSAGVGRTGTIIALDVMLQQLERQKAVGIAAFVHKMRLSRPLMVQTESQYVFLHQCIMDSLEPKEKMIQEALYENSDLIYANATALREFQAANPKA, encoded by the exons ATGGTTTGGTCTTCGTCACTAGCAATGGGATTATCTCACGTTATAGTGTGCCTCTGTGTGGCAGGAGTGTGG TGTCAATCATCTGTACCACCAACTGCTACACCTACAATCCCACCTACAACCCCTAATCCAC ctcccgAGGATGTAAAACATGTCACTGTGACAGGGCAAAATGAGACCAGTGTAACTCTGGAGTGGACAAAGAATACGAAGTACACTTATGAACTGAAGTTCCAAAATGGGACATCATTGATAAACACCACTGCAACAAATAATGTACTAGAGACACAGACAGTCTCCTCTCTCACTGCTGGGACAGAATACAACTTCACTCTCTTCAGTGTAGAAGGGAGTGACAGGAGCAGTGGATTAAACTTTACAGCTGATACTG CTCCCACCAACGTAGCTCAGGTCAATGTGACAGGGCAAGATGAGACTAATGTAACTCTGCAGTGGAACAAAGTGAATGGGAACGGGATCACTTATGAGCTGAAGTTCAGCAATGGGACTAATACGACCATCCCTGTATCTGATGTAGATGGACCAGTGACATACACAGTCTCACCTCTCAATGCTGGGACAAAATACAACTTCCTTCTCTTCACTGTGTTCAAAGTAGTACCAAGCAAGGGATACAATTTCTCCGCCATCACCC GTCCCCTCAGTGTAGGTGGTGTCAATGTGACAGGGCAAAATGAGACCAGTATAACTTTGCAGTGGagcaaagtgaatggcacagggATCACTTATGAGCTGCTGAACAACACCCTTAGGACTAATACTATCATCCCTGCACCTGATGAAAGTGGAACAGTGACACACATAGTTTCACCTCTCACTGCTGGGAGAAAATACGAGTTCACACTCTTCTCTGTGTTTGAAGATGTCAGGAGTACTGTTGGAAGTAAATTTTCTGCAGTCACTG cTCCCCTTAATGTTGAGGCTGTCACAGTAACAGATACACACCGAAATGAGACCAGTGTAACTCTGGAGTGGAAAAAGCCGGCGAACGGAGTCTCTGGTTATGTGCTGCATTTCGACGATAAGGGAAATAAAGACATTGATAATTTAGAAGAAAAAGTGACAGATCAAGTTTCAACTCTCGTTCCTGGGAAACGATATGCCTTCACCCTCTTCACTGTGTTTGAAGGCATCAAGAGCAGTGGAGCAAGCGACTTCACAGTCACAA AGATATTTTGCTCTGCTTTATCCTGGGAGGTCACCAGCTCATCCATTCAGACTGGGCTCCTGTCCGAGATAGTCTCCTATGGAGAAGCCAATAATGGCAGTCACACTGGAGTCGTCCATAACATTAATGGCAAACTATCATTCACTGACCTTTACCCTGGCGCAAAATACACGCTGACTCTTTGGTTTGAAAAGGATTCTAAAACACTTTCCTTGTGTAAACAGGTGGAGACTGTGG TTCCCCCAGCCCTGATAAGACCGAGATGTGACTATTTGTCCAGTGGCTACGCTTTCTCTCTGGCCTGGGATGTGCCGGAGGGAATATGGACCagtgtggaggtgaatgtgactGGGAAAAGCCCtcagagggtggagggagagtggGTGATGAAGGCGGACATCGATGGGGTTCAACCTGCCCAGACCTATCAAGTGTCTTTGGCCTCAATCTCTGGGCATCGGATGAGTAAGCCTGTCTCTTTCAGCTGTAATACAGACCCAAGAG GGGTCATTGCAGGGTCAGTCATGGCTGTGCTGCTACTCTGCCTCCTGGTTTGTCTGGCTTTCTTCATATGGCGTCGGAAGCCAGAAATATTCAG CCGGCCCAAGTTGTTGTTTGTGGATTCCAAACTAACCAGCAATAAATTCAA AGCTATTCCCACGGGGAAGTTTTCAGACCACTACCACACAATGAGCGCCGACACGAACAGAGGATTCAGTGAGGAGTATGAG GGCTTCATCCCTGTTGGCACAGAGCAGACTCAAAAAGCAGCCCTTCTGGAGGAGAACAAAAACAAGAACCGTTTCACCAATGTACTGCCAT atgactGGTGTCGGGTGAAGCTAACCATCCTAAACCCCAACATGAGCTCTGACTACGTAAATGCCAATTACATGCCA GGCTACAGTAACAGCAGACAGTACATCGCTGCACAGGGTCCCCTGCCCACCACCGTCAACGATTTCTGGAGAATGATCTGGGAGCAAAGCGTAAAGGGTGTGGTCATGGTAACCAACTGCACCGAAGGAGGGAGG ACTAAATGTGAGCAGTACTGGCCTTTGGACTACACCCCTTGCCTGTACGGAGACCTGTTGGTAACAGTCAGGTCAGAGAAAAGGTTAACCAACTGGACCCTGCGGGAGTTTGTAGTGAAAAGT AGGGACACATCCGAGGAGCACCCTGTGAAACACTTCCACTTCACAGCCTGGCCCGACCACGGAGTCCCAGAGGGAACGGAGGCTCTGATCCAGTTCAGAGGGCTGGTCCGACAGCACATAGAGAGCCAAGAGAACAGCGGACCCACTGTGGTGCACTGCAG tGCTGGGGTGGGGAGGACGGGCACCATCATTGCTCTGGACGTGATGCTACAACAGCTGGAGAGGCAGAAGGCGGTGGGCATCGCTGcctttgtgcacaaaatgagGCTGAGTCGGCCGCTCATGGTTCAGACGGAG TCGCAGTATGTTTTCCTGCACCAATGCATCATGGATTCTCTGGAGCCCAAAGAGAAGATGATACAAGAAGCCCTTTATGAGAACTCGGACCTGATCTACGCCAACGCCACCGCACTGAGGGAGTTCCAAGCTGCCAATCCAAAGGCCTGA